Within Haematobia irritans isolate KBUSLIRL chromosome 2, ASM5000362v1, whole genome shotgun sequence, the genomic segment TTATCCTCAAGAGATTCCCAAGTATTTGGCTGGCTATTATAAAATCTCCAAAGAGACTGCTGTGATGTTGGCCTCATTAATCTATCGCATTGAGTATGGCGCTAATCTTTTGCCTCTACAAAAACCCCATGAATGCTTGCCCCAACTATTACCCGAAGAAATGATACGCTTGCGAAAATCTCAAGAATGGAAAACTCAAATTGCGACTCAAGTCAAAGATTTACTCATCAATGGTATGGATGAGGTCAGAGCTCAACAACAATTTTTGGCCATTCTGGCTGAGCAAGAAATGTTTGGATCTACATTTTTTGTGGTCACCCAAAGTAATGATGATAGCCTGCCGGAAACCATATTGTTAGCCATAAATCGTAAAGGCTTCCATGTTATAGATCCAGTGACAAAGGTAagaatttgtatttttgcaatGAGACaacttttcttcaaaaaatgtttttttttttttaatttcaggatACTCTACTCTCCTATGGTTATGGTGATTTAAGCATTTGGAGTTCTGGCAATACTTACTTTCAAATACGTTTTGGCAATATGATTGGTGCCTCGAAATTACTCTGTTCTACAACTTTAGGCTATAAAATTGATGATTTATTATCTtcgtatattaaatattttaatgaaaatcgatAGCTTAGTGTATTTATCTATAAGTCATTGAATTcaaatacagttttttttttgcttttagatTTTAAAGATAATTCAATTCTGTCGTTTTTTCCACTAAGGCTAACATACCAGCCATAAGTTCTTGACAATTGGGTAGAATTTGTAAAGGTGGTAAAACGAAACCATAACGGCCCTTGTCACGGAATTCAATGGTGTAGCCAACTTTGACATCCAATTCATTGAAGACCCAATCAACGGTGGATCCAGAAGCAACATCTGCAACATAAAAAGAAAtaggaaaaaatgaaaaattacaaaCCACTTCTTCTCAGATCTTTTTTCTACACCACCAACTTACACAATACTGTGGCAGTTGATCCATGTGTATACTGGGTATTATAGGCTAATCCCTTAACGGCATTTGTGAAAGCATCTCCTATCGCCAAGAGATCATCATAATTTTCTGGGAACTCTTCTTTAGTATGACCATAGGGTGACAATAGATATTGACCATAAGAATGGAACGATATATAAACGTTGATTTTATCTTTAATAGATGCTACAAATTCAGACAAAGCTTTTGCTTCAGGCTCTGAGAAGGGACTTGTTCCAGCATAGGTTTCTGAGCATGGATTATCCGAAGCTCCTCCATTTGCCATCCAATGTGAGTCGAAATTACGATTGGCATCTGTGCCAATGCAGTTTGAGGTAGAAACAGGTTGACGAGTCTTACGCCACATGCGATCCTATAAAGAaagaagaaaattaaggggtaaatCTTGGCTTtcataaatttcaatagaatgaAATGGAATATACGCTATCTGAAATTACAGTTTAATTAACCGGATATTAATAAAACTTCAATATTACATGCAGTGATATAATAccttacgggaaattggtgcaaattgtcaCTAACGGGCCTATTACACGCCTGGTAGCAGTGcgccaattttttaaattttcatataatttattgatttctgcACTCACataatattaaaatcttattggaactACTCATTTACTGAAATACAATTCTCACAATAATCTTttgttcaacatattccaaCAGTTTTTCCTTCCTGGTGCGATTGGGATGCTCAAAATGAAACAGACTGGTAATTATTTGTCCCAGACAGGTTCATGGGACAAATAATTGCCTACGGGGTAGTCCTACTGAGTTTTCCCAGCATAAACCCTTAATATTGAGAGCAAATCGTGTAAATTTACGCCGTCAATGATAAACCGACAGTGACCGGTCCCTCCCATACGTttcgaccagaactgggactggtcctgtaccggtcccggggttgatccatttcccgtagggtacgtaCTGGATGAGTAATTGGTGCAGGAGCCCACTATAGTTTTGTCACACATTTAGCCACATTCAGAGTAGAAAATACGACAAGatactttaccaaaatttataaaagtttccAACTGTCGAAAATCGGTTTTGAAATTTTAGGTTAGATTGAAAAAAGACTAAGTTTCCACATCTCTAAAACAAGTATTTGGCTTttgatgtgcgtgaagataaattgtaattaTCTAAGACACAAGCTAGCAGATTTAGCGGCGCACCGAATGGGTTAATTGAGTTATGCTAAAGCGACCAAAAAtggttatatttattttgactACTTTTAACCAATAATAAATTAACTAAGCGACAATTTGTCACATAGATCAAAAACGATTtagatattgtagaaataaaaccgcACTAACGGAtccttaattttttaaattcagcccactgtgcaatcctgcccaggatattttggtatcaggagaaaggcCGTGACGTGTACTTTTTGGCTTTATGGTCGCTTTATGAGGCCTgatacctcataaagtatatatactgattcgtggtaaaattcgatccccaaatttgcctGGAAGAGCAACTTTCTTCCAATCCGGTTAAATgtggtacgtgctgttagtattatgtcctctaacaaccatgcaaaagtttgtTCATATGGATACATAAATACATGCATATaaaacctccatataaaccgattcctagattttacctccgatccccaaattggccttacgaagccccttggaagagcaaattacattcgatccagttgaaatttggtacgtaatttaAGTATATGACCACAAAAAACcgtgaaaaaatttgtccatatctttTCACAATTATATAAGATCCCATACATACCGATTCCCAAGATATAACTTCGgaaacatatttcatctgatATGGTTAAACAGTTTTTAATAGAACTttgtacacaatccatggtagagggtacataatattgcGCCTGGCCGAACTCAACTATTAATTTCTCCGATTGCAATGCACAAGGAATGTCATTAAAAGACTCtacatattctttttttataccctccaccataggatgggggtatattaactttgtcattccgtttgtaacacatcgaaatattactctaagaccccataatttatatatattttgggacctaaaaaacctccagattttgacATTCAGATACAAATTGTGgtctctagaagcccaagaagtcaaatcgggagatcgggctataccaaaacaaggaccgatacacaccacatACGGCACACTCATTTATGCATCCAAAACACCATTAGATTttgaaattcaggcaaatcgaaatgTCTAGACGCTCCAGACCCAAATCAAGGGTTTGGTTAGTACGGGGccaaacttgacctgtctgcagacaaaagacgagtttgtgcaaaatttcagcacgataaacgcaatgacaaacttattataaccccatcatcattctatggtggtgggtatagaaataatcttttaaGCCTATGGATAGCCTTCTAAACATATCACAAAAGGAGTATCAAAATTCGGTAAATGATATATGTATACTCATTTCAATATTATGGGGTCTAGATTGAAAGTTACTACCAAAGAAAAACTATTTCCCTTTGCGataaagtattttttaaaaCCAACTAATATAAACTTATTCCAATGATTGCCTCTAACCTAATCGTTGAAATGTTCACGTACCTGATGTTATTATAAGCCCTactaccatgcaataattggtctctacactgtaaaaaaagcatgcccgattcCAATGATTTGGTCTtttcactaatgattttggtaatgatttcgagcaaagaagcgaagaattgaaATAAGGACAAATTTGAGACACCATTCTctcttaaatttaagttttgcgtacttaattctaggaaataaagtttaatttgttggtttttaagctttttcttcatgtgcttttAGAGTCTTTCCTTGTTAACGACAATTTACATTACCAAAttcggaaattttgaaaaattattaaagccacgTTGATTTTagtcatacaaaattttctttcttataaaaatacccatttttaagttgaatcataagaacaaaatgacttcagtgaaaagtttatcgacttttgaacaaggagaaaaactttatatcagagaaatgagtcttctatgctaagcaaaattgagattcgtattttaaggacatgaatctttggcctcacgacaaaaagtttttcagtgtatcagtCAAAAATCCTCATATAAACAGATCACCAGATTCGATTTCTGTAGCGTTCTTTAAGTCGCCATATTGttcatttggtttaaatttacatgcatagcatcccagcaaaaaatagcttccaaaaaagtagtttggatccccaatctgtgatccggaagtagtgcaaacttggatcatctccaatgaattttacatgggcttgtcataggacggaagtaatccctttttggatcttttgcgttgctttagaagttgtgccctggaagttaatttgaatgaagaaatttaaaaagcgaaaaaaaatttaaccaatttcacattttttccatccatatttttattacactattattttcctattatctaattttttacaatttgaaaacctttttcgctccgaccaggggttgaacctgggtttgttggcaccataacagaacgccttagcacactcagccacaaacgccattgaacataaagcgtcgaaaggtcaattcaaatgtttgtaatacgacaccaaggaatagcattttaattgcttctcgatatgttctttattagtatgaatagcattttaattgcttctcgatatgttctttattagtatgatcgaaaaaataagaaacgcaggttcaatccTCACCagctgcaatttttttttatcaaatattttttaaaaaaatattttttttttatgttatgcatcgtttttgttttttattttcggcatatattttcgtataaatatattttgtccattaaaaatcaacaaaaaaattacatattctcataatttgcaaaaccttcgcaaaagaacttccatggaagcgaaaaagtcaaacggcacaggttcaaatcccagcggaaatgattatttttttttattatttttttacttttttattaattttctttttgtaaaatttaagtgtccaaaatttgcacctaaaatagcctgattgcgtactTTTTAATACACAACGacagcatcggaagtagaaaaaaatcattgggggatcccaagatgggctttagaagaaatgtttgtggacttgtccaaaaggactacaTCGGGAGTGGAAAAAATCACTGGGAGATCCCaatatgcgctttagaagaaatgtttgtggacttgtccaaaaggactgcatgggaagttgaaaaaagtcgatgggggattctgggatgggctttaaaaaaatgtttgtggaacaacttccaatttttttttttcatattcctATTTGTATATCTGACATATCCATATGAACTatatgaaatacattttttttcttaccgTTTTATGGGAATAGACAAAACCATCAACATTGAAAACTGGAACAATATACCAATCGTGATTTTCTGCCAAATTTCTCACTGAAGCATCCGTGGAGGTTAAGAGTTCGTTAATGAACCAAGTTGCCGATGCTGATGTAATCCATTCACGAGCATGAATATTGGATTCAATGAAAATACCAGGATTACCCgatttataagaaatcttaatGCCTCGAATTGTGCGACCTTCATATGATTTGCCAATTGTAAAGGGTTCGGTAACCGAGGGATAAGCAGCCAACATGCCATCAAGCCATTTCTCAATATCTTCCAACTCATAGTATCGCGTCCAGCCAAAATCATCATTATCGGTTAATTCGGAAGCCCGTTGCTCTTCATCGATTAATCTAAAGTGCAAAGAAAttatattgattaaaaattacCACCAATTAATAGATATTGAGATATATGGAGTGTGTTGATATTAAATTTGGGGTAAAGTGTACGTTTTTTGTTatcgcttttttttttgttcaataatCGTAAAAGAATTTGATTTATGATTAACTGTAAATTTATAAATACTTCTAAATGATTGGTTAAATAGCCAGTAAGACGTCAATTAATGTTCAAGTTttgaatatcccagcaaaaaatagaaagtttgtctacaaacatttctttttataccctccaccataggatgggggtatattaactttatcattccgtttgtaacacatcgaaatattgctctaagaccccataaagtatatatattctgggtcgtgatgaaattttgagtcgatctgagcatgtccgtccgtccgtccgtctgttgaaatcacgctaacttccgaacgaaacaagctatcgacttgaaacttggcacaagtagttgttattgatgtaggtcggatggtattgcaaatgggccatatcggtccacttttacgtatagcccccatataaacggaaccccaaatttggcatgcgattgctctaagagaagcaaatttcatccgatccgtctgaaatttggtacatggtgttagtatatggtttctaacaaccatggacaaattggtccatatcggtccacttttacgtatagcccccatatcaacggacccccaaatttggcttgcgaatgctctaagagaagcaaatttcatccgatccgtctgaaatttggtacatggtgttagtatattgtctccaacaaccatgcacaaattggtccatataggtccataattacatatagcccccatataaaccgatcccccgatttggcttgcggagcctctaagagatgcaaatttcatccgatccggctgaaatttggtacatggtattggtatatgttctctaatgaccatgcaaaaattggtccacatcggtccataattatatatagcccccatataaaccgttccccagatttgatttccggagcctcttggaggagcaaaattcatccgatccggttgaaatttgcaacgtggtgttagtataaggccgctaatatatatgccaaaattggtccatatcggtctatagttatatatagtcgatccccaatcacacaaaaattggtccatatcggttcatattcatggttggcactcgagccaaaaataatctaccaaaattttatttttaaagaaaacattgtcaaaatattattgctatagcaaattttgtcaaaattttatttctatagaaaattctgtcaaaattttatttctatagaaaattttgtcaaaattttatttctatagaaaattttgtctaaattttatttctatggaaaattttttccaaattttatttctatagaaaattttttgcaaattttacttttatagaacatgtaaaaatttaatttctatagaaactttaaacttaattatatacgtatttaatcggccttatttagtttaatatataccacgtatggactatgtggtatatattacggtgttatgaagttttaagataccttgccatcggcaagtgttaccgcaacctaagtaattcgattgtggatgacagtcttcagtagaagtctctacgcaatccatggtggagggtacctaagcttcggcttggccgaacttacgggcgtatatacttgtttcacttCCACTAAGATAAACGAACTTCAAATGTAAGCTACAGTTTATTTTGAGAATGTCCCacattgttttagtttttttttaattaagaaatctAGTTTTCTTGGAAGTGTTTactacaatttggatttttcattAATAGTTTAGTTAATATCGTATATTCTCTAAATGAGATCCTATGCTAAGtcatctacacggacgaaaacgactgtttttcatacgtttgggtgtaaaaattatatgtttggaactcaaattttggaacacaatatttttaagtgcaagcatataatgttcataactagtataacatgtttgggacatatatgctaatatgttagaacatattatgtttgggacataaaatatttgtaaatgtaatatgcttagatgcaaacatatattaatttggaaatagcccataaacatatatgtgtttagaaagagagacctagagagtatgctgcaagtgaattaatggaagtaaccaattggcgccttaaaaatatatccacacaaagaaaatgtcattaaaatttttttctaccagtgtatgccctaaggtgaaacacaataacaggttggctgataagtcccaggtctggcatcgctagtataaaatgcatattatttttatttatatagtaccaaccttcaaatgattcgtgtcaaaaacgtctgtaagtcaattagtttgtgagatagagcgtcttttgtgaagcaacttttgttattgtgaaaaaaaaaatggaaaaaacgaatttcgtgttttgataaagtactgttttctaaagggaaaaaatacggtggaagcaaaaacttggcttgataatgagtttccggactctgccccagggaaatcaacaataattgattggtatgcaaaattcaagcgtggtgaaatgagcacggaggacattgaatgcagtggacgcccgaaagaggtggttaccgacgaaaacatcgaaaaactccacaaaatggttttgaatgaccgtaaaatgaagttgatcgagatagcaggggCCTTaaggatatcaaaggaacgtgttgctcatattattcatcaatatttggatatacggaagctctatgcaaaatgggtgccgcgcgagctcacatttgaccaaaaacaacaacgtgttgatgattctgagcggtgtttgcagctgttaactcgtaatacacccgagtttttccgtcgatatgtggcaatggatgaaacatggctccaccaCTACACTTCtgaatccaatcgacagtcgactgagtggacagcgaccggtgaaccgtctctgaagcgtgtaaagactcaaaagtccgctggcaaagtaatggcctctgttttttggtatgagaatggaataatttttatcgattatcttgagaagggaaaaatcatcaacagtgactattatatggcgttattggagcgttttaaggtcgaaatcgcggcaaaacggccccatatgaagaagaaaaaagtgttgttccaccaagacaacgcaccgtgccacaagtcattgagaacgatggcaaagattcatgaattggacttcgaattgcttccacacccaccgtattctccagatcttgcCCCCAGCTACTTTTCTTGTTTTTaaacctcaaaaggatgatcGCAGGGgaaaattttggctgcaatgaagaggcgaAACTgaggccgaaactgaggcctgaccgaaggagtactaccaaaatggtatcaaaaaatcggaaggtcgttttaatcgttgtatcgctcttgaagggaactatgttgaataattaaaacgaattttgacaaaaaaacatgtgtttttctttgttagaccggggacttatcagccaacctgttatatttgaataatacaaacaatattttgtttggaccaaacctgaaaatatatatttatatatttttgtttaaatatcacaaaaataaaatgataaattcTCTTAATTAGAtcctacactcaaagaaaagtgaaccctctagggcactaaagttaatttaactctatttgagttcatggaattaatttgttttgaaaaagtttccttgGCTTTAATAAGTTTTTACGTACGTTAATTAAATAAACTGAAAAAGGGCAAccaattatatacaaattaagCATACACATTTACTTAATACgtatttcccaaaaaataatttctagaatttcttaaaatcttaACACAAATGGGCCCCTTTTAAACTTCGTATGGCGCTAAAGGCATccctgcaattttgaactccaatttttataccctccaccataggatggggggt encodes:
- the LOC142226258 gene encoding zinc carboxypeptidase; translation: MGKLSIICLLATLVVCISGASLKSPSVVEEEKVRYDNYKVYKLNIKNKTQLSVIDLIQDISEKYNIWKEYDEATKEIHIMVKPTEDKNFKQLLEIYGFQSELLIENVQELIDEEQRASELTDNDDFGWTRYYELEDIEKWLDGMLAAYPSVTEPFTIGKSYEGRTIRGIKISYKSGNPGIFIESNIHAREWITSASATWFINELLTSTDASVRNLAENHDWYIVPVFNVDGFVYSHKTDRMWRKTRQPVSTSNCIGTDANRNFDSHWMANGGASDNPCSETYAGTSPFSEPEAKALSEFVASIKDKINVYISFHSYGQYLLSPYGHTKEEFPENYDDLLAIGDAFTNAVKGLAYNTQYTHGSTATVLYVASGSTVDWVFNELDVKVGYTIEFRDKGRYGFVLPPLQILPNCQELMAGMLALVEKTTELNYL